The genomic interval ACGAGGCGCGCGGCGAGCGAGCGCCTGGCACCCGGCGCACCCGCCTCAGCCTCGGTCCTCAACGGGGTCCCCCATGCGGTAGCCGAGGCCGCGGATGGTCTCGATCGGCTCGCCGCCGAGCTTCTTGCGCAGCCGCCCGACGAACACCTCCACCGTGTTCGAATCCCGGTCGAAATCCTGGTCGTAGAGATGCTCGGTCAGTTCGGTGCGCGAGATCACCTTGCCCTTGTGGTGCATCAGGTAGGCGAGCAGCCGGTACTCGTGCGAGGTCAGCTTGATGGGATGGCCGTCGACGGTCACCCGTCCGGCGCGCAGGTCGAGGCGCACGGGGCCGCATTCGATCTCGTTGGAGGCGTGCCCCGCCGCCCGGCGCACCAGCGCGCGCACGCGCGCCAGCACCTCCTCCATGTGGAACGGCTTGGCGACGTAGTCGTCCGCGCCCGCATCGATGCCGGCGACCTTGTCCGACCAGCGGTCGCGCGCGGTCAGGATCAGCACCGGCATCTTGCGCCCGTCTCGGCGCCAGCGCTCCAGCACAGACAGACCGTCGAGCTTGGGCAGGCCGAGGTCAAGCACGACCGCGTCATAGGGCTCCGTGTCGCCGAGGAAATGACCCTCCTCGCCGTCGAAGGCGCGGTCGACGACATAGCCGGCCTCGGTCAGGGCTTCGGTTAGCTGGCGGTTGAGATCGGCGTCGTCCTCGACAACAAGCAGGCGCATGGCGGTTCCCGTTCCTGGTGGCTTGTCCGGTCAGCGGCTGGCGTCGACCACCTGGGTGGTGACCTGGCCGTTGGCCAGCACCGACAGGCGGTAGACGTAGCGTCCGCCCTCCAGGCACAGCTGCGCCTTGACCACCTCGCCGCGCACCGCGCCCATCACCGCGCCGAGCGGCGCGGCCCGGCCGCTGGCGACGACCTGCTGCGCCTCGCCCTGCGACAGGCACTGGGCGAGCGCCGGCGCCGTACTGGCGGCGATGAGAAGAAGAGCGGCGATGAGTCGACTGACCATGGTCGATCCGGATGTGCGTGTCATGGCGCCAGGATTAGCGGCCCGCGCCTGAATAGCACATGAACGATCGTCCGCGGCAAGCGCAAGGGCCCCTCGCCGAGGCCCGCTCAGGACACCACACCGCCGCGACGCGCCGCCAGTCCGCGCGCCATGCCGCGCGCGCCGTCGACCAGGAACAGCGAGGTGACGATCGCCCCGCCCCAGTCGCGCAGCACCGGCACCTCGGCGATCCGCCAGCCGAAATGAAACACGCTGTCGAGGCACACGGCCGCCCACCACAGGCCGAGCGGCAGCACGAACACCAGCCGGCCGAGCCGGCCGGCGGACAGCAGATGGCCGCTTTCGGCGATCAGCACCGCGCGCGCAACCTTGCGTGCCTCGATCTCGGCGCGGATTTCCTCGGCGGCCAGGTCCGCCTCGATGCGCCGGCGCGCCGTCTCGCCCTCGACCCGCCGCTCCAGATGGGCGAGCAGACGGTCGAGCACCCCGCCCGACAGCCATTGCAGCAGCGTGCCGATCATCGCCGCCCCCCGCCGCGCCAGCCGGCCGGCCCGTGCGTCACGTGGCGCAGCATGATGTTGGCGAGGCCAATCGCCAGGACCACCAGCGGCGCGGCGCCCGGCGGCACGATCTGGCGCCAGTCGACCACCGCAAGGTGATCCAGGATCTCGGCGGCGAGCACGAGCGCGGCGAGGCCGCCGTTGAACAGGAGCGTCTTCCAGCCGGTCATGGCTTGGCCCTTTCCGTCAGATGGTCTTGACCGATGATCCCGCCGGTCCCTGCCGCCGGGCCTCCCTTCCCTCTCGGGAAGGAGTCAGGGGTAGGGCATCCAGGGCGGGGCATTCGAAACCCTCATTTCGCCCGGCGGGGCCGCAGCCGGCCGCGGTGGCGCCAGGCAAGCGCGGCGAGCAGCACCAGCACGAGCGCCGCAACCGCACAGGCCGCCGCCCCCTGCCAGGACAGACCTCCGGACAGGGCGGCGACGCCGCCGGCGACCGCCGCGCCGCCCGCGCCCCGGACGCCGGCGCGGGCGTCGAGCGCCCGGCGCAGGGCCGCGCGCGTCGCCGGGCCGATGCGGCCGTCGACGGAAAGCGGCGGATGGTCCTGCTGGAAGCGCATCACCGCCGCCCGCGTCCGCGGCCCGTCGAAGCCGTCGACCGGGCCCGGCCGGTAGCCGAGGCTGGCGAGCAGACGCTGGTCGTCCTGCAGTTGCAC from Polymorphum gilvum SL003B-26A1 carries:
- a CDS encoding response regulator transcription factor; translation: MRLLVVEDDADLNRQLTEALTEAGYVVDRAFDGEEGHFLGDTEPYDAVVLDLGLPKLDGLSVLERWRRDGRKMPVLILTARDRWSDKVAGIDAGADDYVAKPFHMEEVLARVRALVRRAAGHASNEIECGPVRLDLRAGRVTVDGHPIKLTSHEYRLLAYLMHHKGKVISRTELTEHLYDQDFDRDSNTVEVFVGRLRKKLGGEPIETIRGLGYRMGDPVEDRG
- a CDS encoding PepSY domain-containing protein, which translates into the protein MVSRLIAALLLIAASTAPALAQCLSQGEAQQVVASGRAAPLGAVMGAVRGEVVKAQLCLEGGRYVYRLSVLANGQVTTQVVDASR